A window of the Polypterus senegalus isolate Bchr_013 chromosome 4, ASM1683550v1, whole genome shotgun sequence genome harbors these coding sequences:
- the LOC120527707 gene encoding C-C motif chemokine 4 homolog, with the protein MKMQSCFLVAVALILGTVCSEVLAQHFNANKPDECCFNFQQRPVPRNFFVGYMNLRDDCPNLGVILVAENGKRVCANPKYAWVKRHMNYFDQQAAKESEETPK; encoded by the exons ATGAAGATGCAATCTTGCTTCTTGGTCGCAGTGGCTCTTATTCTTGGAACCGTATGCTCAGAAGTGTTAGCTCAAC attttaatgcAAATAAGCCAGATGAGTGTTGCTTCAACTTCCAGCAAAGACCAGTTCCGAGGAACTTTTTTGTCGGTTATATGAACCTTCGAGATGACTGTCCAAACCTGGGTGTAAT ACTTGTTGCTGAAAATGGAAAAAGAGTGTGTGCCAATCCAAAATACGCTTGGGTCAAGAGGCACATGAATTACTTTGATCAGCAAGCAGCCAAAGAAAGTGAAGAGACACCAAAATGA